The following DNA comes from Caldibacillus debilis DSM 16016.
TGGACGAAGACGAGGGTAAAGATCCGGATGATGGCGTAAATGCCCACCTTCGTCAACAGGGCCGCAAAAAGAGCGGCGGCCGCTGCGGGCGGCGCGCTGTATGCGCCGGGCAGCCAGTAGAAGAGAAACAGACCGGCCTTAATGGCCAAAACCATGAGGAGCAACAGGGCGGCGGCCGTGAGAAGACCGTCCTGCCCCGCTTCCTCCACCCGCAAAGAAAGATGGGCGAGGTTCAAAGTCCCCGCCATCGAATAAAGATAGCCGATGGCGACAAGGAAGAAAGACGAGGAAATGACGTTGATGATGACGTATGTCATCGCTTCCCGGAGCTGGATCTTCGTTCCGCCGAGGGAAACCAGCACGTACGAAGCGATCAGCAGAAGTTCAAAAAATACGTATAAATTGAACAGATCGCCGGTCAAAAACGAACCGTTCACGCCTGTGATGAGAAACAGGACCAGCGGATAAAAATAATTGCTTTCCCTTTCCCTGCCGATGGTGCGGAAGGCGAACAAAAGGCAGCCGATGGCGACTATGCTCGCCGTAAGCACGAGCAAGACGCTGAACATATCGGCGACGAGGCTGATCCCGTACGGCGCCTGCCAGCCCCCGAGCTGCAGCGTCTGGATGCCCTCGGTTTCGATCCGGCGGATCAGCGCCGCTGCGGACGCGCCCGTCAGGATGAGGGCGATGACGCTGAGGGCGCGCTGAAGGAGGATATGCTGTTTGAACAAGATGAGCATCATCCCGGCAAATAACGGGATCAAGATCGGCATGATCAACAGATTATTCATCATCATTACCCCTCAAGTCATCCAAAGAATCGGTTCCGTATTTTTGGTACGTGCGGTAGCTGAGCACAAGCAGGAAAGCCGTCACCGCAAAGTTGATCACGATGGCCGTCAAAATCAGGGCCTGGGGCAAGGCATCCGCAAAGGCTGCCCCGTTTTCCGAAAGGAGCGGGGGCCGGCCTTTTTTTAGCCCGCCGGTCGCCAAAATGAGGAGGTTGACGGCGTGTCCCAACAGGGAAATCCCCAAAATCACCCGGAGCATCTGCCGGGTCAAAATCAGGTAAGTGCCGACGGCAAACAAAATTCCGACAAGTACCGCAATCAACGTTTCCATGATTTCTGATCCTCGCTAATGCTTAAAATGATATTGACGGCGGTGCCGATGACCGCCAGCGCGACGCCCGTATCGAACAGCACGGCCGATGCCAGCTCCGTTTCGCCGAAAATCGGAAGATCGACTTTTCCGAAGGTTTGCGTCAAAAACGGTTCGCCGGAAAGCATGGCGGCAGCCCCCGTCAGGATCGAGAGGATGATGCCGAAGGCGGCGACTTTTTTGAAATCGACCGGCAAGTTTTTCCGGATCGATTCGATATCGAAAGCCAGGTATAACAGGACGATCCCGCTGGAGAAGGTCAGCCCGCCGATGAAACCGCCGCCGGGATGGTGATGCCCCGACATGAACAAATAGATGGCGAAGGTGAAAATGATGATGACGGCGATTTTAGCGGCCATATGCAAGATCACGTCATTCGGTTTCATCCGCATCCCTCCCTTTCATGCCGAGCCGGACGAGGGTATAGACCCCGAGGCCGGCCGCCGTCAGCACGGAGATTTCCAGCAAGGTATCAAAACCGCGGAAATCGACGATAATGGCATTGACGATATTTTTAGCCCCGGCCAATTCATAGGAATTTTCGAAGAAGGCCGTGATCGGTTTGAACAGCTTGTGATCGAACGCCGCCAGCGTAAACAGCGTCACGACGAGGCCGACCCCGGCGGCGGTAAGGAAGTTGGTTAGCTTGAATTTCGGTTTTTCCATACGTTTTTCCAGCTGGGGCAAATGGTAAAAGCAGAGCAAAAACAGCACGGTCGTGACCGTCTCGACCACCATTTGGGTGAGCGCCAAATCCGGCGCCCGGAAAATGACGAACAAAATGACGACCATATAGCCCGCCACGCTCAAGGCGACGATGGCCGTAATGCGGTTATTCGTCATGGCGGCGGTCAGGGCGGCCAAAATGATGGAAACCACAACCACCGCATCAAACAGGCCGATCGGGGCGTCGTTGGCCAAATCCGCGCCCAAACCGCCCGAGGCCAGCAAAAAGCCGCCGACTCCCAGGATGAAAAAGAGGAAAATGTACATCAGATAATGCCGCGCCGAACCGGTCATATAGCGATCCGTCAACGTCCGGGAAAGGGATTCATATTGTTCCAGCATCCAGACATAGATGGCGTTCAATGTGAATTTTTGGGGATAATGGCGGTAAAGGGGCGACCATTTCTCCAACGTCCGATACAGCAAAACGCCAGCCAAAACCACTCCCGCGGTCATGAGCAAAGGCGGAGAGAACCCGTGCCAGGCGGAAATTTCCCCGAATCTTCCGACAGATGCGGGAACGGCGGCCAATGACGCTGGCCGGAGGATCCATTCGGCCGGCACGTCGGGGAAGAAGAAGACAAGTACCGTGACAGCAGCCAGCAAAAGCGCCGGGATCAGCATCCCTGGCGGCGCTTCGTGGATTTTGCGTTTGAATGTTTCCGGGCGGTATTTTCCGGCAAACGTTTTAAAGACAAAAATCATACAATACACAAACGTGAACACGCTGGCCGCCAAAGCGAACGCGGGGAAGACCGCGCCGAAGGCGTCCAGCCCGAAATCGGCGACGGCGCTTGTTTTCAGCGTCCCTTCAAAGAACATTTCCTTGCTCAAAAATCCGCCGAACGGCGGCAGCCCCGCCATGGAGAAGGCGCCGATGAGCGCGACGGTGAAGGTGACAGGCATCACGTTCATGAGCCCGCCGAGCCTGCGAATATCGCGCGTGCCGGTTTCATGGTCGATGATGCCGACGGTCATGAACAGGCTTCCCTTAAAGACCGAGTGGTTGAACAAATGGAAGATGCCGGCGAACATGGCCACGGCAAACGCCGAGGCGAGGGCTTCATTTTCGTACAGCCAGGCGAGGGATCCGATGCCCAAAAGGCTCATGATGAGCCCCAACTGGCTTACCGTCGAATAGGCCAACAAGGCTTTCAGATCCGCCTGTTTCACCGCGGTGATGGAACCGTACAGGAGGGTGACGATCCCTGCTCCGGATACGAGCCAAAACCAAAGGGCCGTTCCTCCAAAGACGGGCGTCAGCCGGGCAACCAAATAGAGGCCGGCTTTGACCATCGTGGCCGAATGAAGATAGGCGCTGATCGGCGTCGGCGCTTCCATCGCATCGGGGAGCCAGATACTGAAGGGGAACTGGGCCGATTTGGCAAAGGCGCCGACAAGGATGAGCACCATTGCCGGAACGAACAGCGGATCGCCGCGGAGCTCACCGGCCTGGGCGATGATTTCCCGGATGCTGGCCGTCCCCGAAATCATCCCCAGGATGATGAAGCCGGCCAGCATGCTAAAGCCTCCGGAAACCGTGATCAATAAGGCTTTCAGCGCGCCGGCGCGGGAAGTCTTCCGCTCATACCAGAAGGCGATCAGCAAAAACGAAGCGATGCTCGTCAATTCCCAAAACACATACAAGACGAGAAGATGGTCGGAAAAAACGACCCCGAGCATGGCCCCCATGAACAGCAGCAAATAGATATAGAAGTTGTGCAGGGCATCGCGGGTTTTGGACATATAATAAACGGAATACAGAATGACCAATGCACCCATGCCGGTAATCAACAGGCCGAACAGCAGGCTCAGCCCGTCCACCGTTGCCGTAAGGTTCATCCCCAGGGAAGGGATCCACGGCACGGTGAAGACCGGAACGCTTCCGGAGCGGACCTCCGGGAGAAACCGGAAAAGATGGACGAACAGGATGACCGGCGCCGCCAGGACAAACCAGCCGATATGGACGCGCGGGTTGAAAAGTTTATATAATATTGGTACAAGAAGGATGAACAAAAAGGGTATCCCCAGCAAAAACAGGAAAAAATGCAACAGCGACCCCTCCCGATGAATTTGAATCACGTTCCGGGGTATCCCGGGTTCGCATCATTCTGAAATTTTCTGAAAGCCAAACGGCGGCAGACCCGGCATGGAAAGACGCCGTGACCGCGCCGGAGAAGGTGAAGGGCTGCGCGCCCATGAGCCTTCCGGGCCTGCGGTTTTGGCGGGTACCGGTTTCACGGCCGACCATGCCGATTTCTTTTTTCCCATTTACCCTTGCCCCCTTGTCCGGCGGGGCGCACGGAAAGCCGTCCTTCCGGAAGATCCGGCCATCCGGTTTTGGCCGGCAAAGCAGGGGAATGTATGCAGAATGTGAACCATAGAAATACTTTATGTAAAATCTGTTGACTGTATGTAAAGCATGGGCTATAGTCATACATAGTTCGAAGAAGGGTATCATTTCGCTTGAAAATCGTCTTGGGGTGAAAATTTTCATGAATGAGAAAATCAGCCGGATGGATGAATGCATACTGGTATGTGTTTCTTATGGTCCGAACGGCGAACGACTGATTCGCCGCGGCTGCAAAATCGCCGATATGCTCAATTGCCCGCTGTACATTTTGACGGTGGATGCGAAACCGTTCGATGAAATGGACGCGGAAAAAACCTACTATATTGAAAAGTGGAAAAAACTTGCGGATTCATTGCATTCCGCCGAGTTCATCCTGAGGGATAACGAGAAAAGACCGGTGGCAAAAGTGATCGCGGAAGTGGCGCGCGAAAAGCATGTCACCCAGATCATCATCGGGCAGACGGCTCAAAGCCGCTGGGAACAAATCACGAAAGGTTCGCTAATCAACGCCCTTTTAAAAGAAATCCCCTTTGTCGATCTCCATATCATTTCCGTCGGGCGGTATATCAAGGATGAAGAAGGGCAATACGATAAAGGGGTCCGCGCCTACCTCATCAAAGAAGGAGGGCAATACCGCCTGACCTTCAACCACACGAAAGATGTCGCCTATGAAGGCATTTTTTTCAAGGAACACGGCACGGATTTCGACAATGGGATTTTCAAGTTCATGAAGGACAAGGAAACGATCCATGTATATGTGAACGACGGGATTGTCGCCGACCTGCAGGAAGCGAAAATGAATGAGCCGATATACATCAAAGATTCCCGCGAATGACCTCTTCCGTCGGGGATTGCATCATCCCGTCGTAAATTGACATGGAATTTGCGGCAAGTATGAGGGTCAGTAGAGATGTTGTCCGCATCATGCCCTCATAAATTGACATCCAACTTGACGGGTTTTTTGTCGTTTTTATCAATGCCGATATACCGCAGCGTTTCACTCGGCGAATGGTGATTGAACAAGGCCATCAGGATCGAAATGGCGACCCCTTTACGATAGGCGTGGTAACCGAAGGTTTTCCGCAGCGTATGGGTCCCGATCCGTCCGCTGATTCCGGCTTTCCTCGCCGCATGGTTGATGATGCGGTAGGCCTGCTGCCGGGTGATCGGCCGATTGTTTTTCCGTGATTTGAACAAGTAATCGGCG
Coding sequences within:
- a CDS encoding Na+/H+ antiporter subunit D, with product MNNLLIMPILIPLFAGMMLILFKQHILLQRALSVIALILTGASAAALIRRIETEGIQTLQLGGWQAPYGISLVADMFSVLLVLTASIVAIGCLLFAFRTIGRERESNYFYPLVLFLITGVNGSFLTGDLFNLYVFFELLLIASYVLVSLGGTKIQLREAMTYVIINVISSSFFLVAIGYLYSMAGTLNLAHLSLRVEEAGQDGLLTAAALLLLMVLAIKAGLFLFYWLPGAYSAPPAAAAALFAALLTKVGIYAIIRIFTLVFVHHPQITHMAIGILAALTMLLGGLGASGYWDIKKILTYNVIIGAGFILAGLAAFSLEGLAGSVYYLIHDMISKALVFLIGGTMIHLTGTSDLKNMSGLIRTHPVLGWIFFTAAMALAGIPPLSGFLGKVYITAGTFESGSYWLGGIGLFASMMILYSVLKIFMNAFWGETVLSKEEEKGTTKGLMLPIVAFAAFTVILGAGAEWFFPYAEMAAKGLLNPDLYIDAVFAGNPVP
- a CDS encoding Na(+)/H(+) antiporter subunit C, with protein sequence METLIAVLVGILFAVGTYLILTRQMLRVILGISLLGHAVNLLILATGGLKKGRPPLLSENGAAFADALPQALILTAIVINFAVTAFLLVLSYRTYQKYGTDSLDDLRGNDDE
- a CDS encoding Na(+)/H(+) antiporter subunit B — protein: MKPNDVILHMAAKIAVIIIFTFAIYLFMSGHHHPGGGFIGGLTFSSGIVLLYLAFDIESIRKNLPVDFKKVAAFGIILSILTGAAAMLSGEPFLTQTFGKVDLPIFGETELASAVLFDTGVALAVIGTAVNIILSISEDQKSWKR
- a CDS encoding Na+/H+ antiporter subunit A; the encoded protein is MHFFLFLLGIPFLFILLVPILYKLFNPRVHIGWFVLAAPVILFVHLFRFLPEVRSGSVPVFTVPWIPSLGMNLTATVDGLSLLFGLLITGMGALVILYSVYYMSKTRDALHNFYIYLLLFMGAMLGVVFSDHLLVLYVFWELTSIASFLLIAFWYERKTSRAGALKALLITVSGGFSMLAGFIILGMISGTASIREIIAQAGELRGDPLFVPAMVLILVGAFAKSAQFPFSIWLPDAMEAPTPISAYLHSATMVKAGLYLVARLTPVFGGTALWFWLVSGAGIVTLLYGSITAVKQADLKALLAYSTVSQLGLIMSLLGIGSLAWLYENEALASAFAVAMFAGIFHLFNHSVFKGSLFMTVGIIDHETGTRDIRRLGGLMNVMPVTFTVALIGAFSMAGLPPFGGFLSKEMFFEGTLKTSAVADFGLDAFGAVFPAFALAASVFTFVYCMIFVFKTFAGKYRPETFKRKIHEAPPGMLIPALLLAAVTVLVFFFPDVPAEWILRPASLAAVPASVGRFGEISAWHGFSPPLLMTAGVVLAGVLLYRTLEKWSPLYRHYPQKFTLNAIYVWMLEQYESLSRTLTDRYMTGSARHYLMYIFLFFILGVGGFLLASGGLGADLANDAPIGLFDAVVVVSIILAALTAAMTNNRITAIVALSVAGYMVVILFVIFRAPDLALTQMVVETVTTVLFLLCFYHLPQLEKRMEKPKFKLTNFLTAAGVGLVVTLFTLAAFDHKLFKPITAFFENSYELAGAKNIVNAIIVDFRGFDTLLEISVLTAAGLGVYTLVRLGMKGRDADETE
- a CDS encoding universal stress protein yields the protein MNEKISRMDECILVCVSYGPNGERLIRRGCKIADMLNCPLYILTVDAKPFDEMDAEKTYYIEKWKKLADSLHSAEFILRDNEKRPVAKVIAEVAREKHVTQIIIGQTAQSRWEQITKGSLINALLKEIPFVDLHIISVGRYIKDEEGQYDKGVRAYLIKEGGQYRLTFNHTKDVAYEGIFFKEHGTDFDNGIFKFMKDKETIHVYVNDGIVADLQEAKMNEPIYIKDSRE